The Sebaldella sp. S0638 genomic interval CACTGGCCATAGGCTCTTTTATGAATGTACTGGATTCTACCATAGTAAATGTCACACTTACACATATAGCCGGTGACTTTGCTGTTTCTCCGAATCAGGGAACATGGATAATTACGTCATATGCAGTATCAGAAGCTATATTTCTTCCGCTTGTGGGATGGATGACCAAGAGAATAGGAGTAGTAAGGCAGTACATATGGGGGACACTATTATTTACCGTGGCAAGTATGCTGTGCGGTATGAGTTTTTCGTTTAGTTTTCTGCTTTTCGCACGTGTGCTACAGGGTGTAGTGGGTGCAAGTATGATACCTCTTTCACAAACTCTTATGATGACTCTTTATCCAAAAGAAAAAAGAGGAATGGCAATGGGAATATGGTCGATAACAGTAATAGTGGCACCGGTTCTGGGTCCGGTTATTGGCGGATTTATAACAGATAATATATCATGGAGATGGTGTTTTTACATAAACCTACCAATTGGTATTATTTCAAGTTTTTTAGTATATACTATTTTTAAAAAAAGAGGCTATACAGAGAAAACTGAAAATCTTCCTGTGGATATAGTAGGATTATTACTGCTTACATTAGGCGTAGGATGTCTTCAGGTATTACTGGACAAGGGAAATGACCTTGACTGGTTTTCAAATAATTATATAAGAATATTGGCAGTGTGTTCCTTTATGAGTATTGTGATACTGATAATCTGGGAATGGTATCATGACAATCCCGTAGTAAATGTCCGCTTGTTCCTGAACAGGAACTTTCTCATAGGGGCAGTGACCCTGACTTTAGCCACCATAGCGTTTTTTTCAGTAAACATAGTCTTGCCTTTATGGCTGCAAAACTACATGGGGTACACTGCATTCAAAAGCGGAACCACCACAGCGACCTCGGGTATTTTGGTGTTATTTATAGCACCTGTTCTGGGAAGTCAGCTGCACAGGTTTGATTCCAGAAAGGTGATTATCTTCGGCTTTGTACTTTATTCAGTAGTATCGATAGGTATGTCAAGGATGTCACCGGATGTAACTCCTTCATATATAGCATTAACAAGATTTATGAGCGGTGCGGCTCTGGGATTTTTCTTTGTACCGCTGAACACAATAACTCTGAGCGATATAAAAGATACAGATATGGCTTCAGCCTCGGGACTGTTTAATTTTATGAGAAATATAGGAACGAGTTTTGGAACATCTTTATCAATAAGTTACTGGGATCACAGAATTTCACAGCACAGGGAAGTTCTTGTAACAGGAGTAAACAGTTCAAATCCGAGCCTTATTTCATATCTGAATACAGCTTCGGGAACAGTAACATCAAAAATAGCTTCTTTGAATCATATAATAGATAATCAATCAGCATTAATGGGAGTAAATGACATAATGGTAGTCAGCGGAGCGCTAATACTGGTGCTTATACCAATTATACTTCTTGCAAAACGACCGGAAAGAGTGGTCAAAGCAGCACATTAAATATAAAACAAAAGGCATTCCGCAGTAAATTTCGGATTGCCTTTTTTGAATAAGAATATTATTGACAGGATACAGCATGCTGTTTTTACTAAATGCAGCTAAAGGAAGTTTATATTTTAATATAAATTTTTTGAAGAAATTGTTAATTAAACTATTCTGGAATTTCCTCTTTTTATTATTTTTCCTAATTAGACAACTTATTTAAATGAAAAAATAAAAAATTGCATATACTATTATAATAGTATCAGGCAAATAATACTTCAAATAATATGTAAAATATACTATAATTTATTTGTATATATTACAGCAGTTTTGCTTATAGTTCAAAATACCTTGTAATTAAACGGTTTATGCACTACAGATAAAATTGTTATAAAAATCATATATAAAAGAGGTATAAAATATGAGGATAAAAAATACTGAATTAAGATGTGAAAAAGGCGATATTACCAAAGTAGAAGCAGATGTTATCGTAAATGCGGCAAACAGCAGCCTGCTCGGCGGCGGGGGAGTGGACGGAGCTATACACAGAGCCGGCGGTCCTTTGATTTTAGATGAATGCAGAAAGATAGTAAACAGGCAGGGAAGCTGTCCTGTAGGTGAGGCAGTAATAACAACCGGAGGAAGACTCCCGGCTAAATTCGTTATTCATACTGTGGGTCCTGTTTGGAATTACGGTAAGAATAAAGAGGATGAAAAGCTAAGAGCATGTTACAGAAATTCACTGATACTTGCTGCTGAAAAAAATCTGCAGAGTATTGCATTTTCCAATATAAGTACAGGTGCTTACGGTTTTCCTAAAGAAACTGCGGGAAGAATTGCTTTTGATGAAGTAAAAAAATATTTTATACAGACTTTGGAGACTAGTATAAAAGAAGTAATTTTTGTTTGCCTTGATGATGAAAATTTTGAAATATATGAAGAAATGTTTGAAAGAGAAGAAAATCAGATATGAAAATAAATATGAAACGTCTTATGTCCAATCTTTATGAAATCGGCGATATGGGAAAGACAGAAGAGGGATATAACAGAATAGAATTTAGCAGAGAATATTTTGAAGCTGCGGAATTATTTCTGAATAAGTTAAAAAAATCAGGACTTAAAGCATGGATAGATGATGTAGGGAATGTAATAGGCGAAAGGCCGGGAACTGATTCCGACCTGCCTTATATAATAATCGGTTCACATCTGGATACAGTGAGAAACGGCGGCTTATACGACGGTGCTCTTGGTGTAGTTTGTGCTTTTGAATGTATAGAAATTTTGGAAGAAGAGAATATAAAAATGAGACATCCTTTGAGAATAGTTGCTTTTAATGCGGAAGAGGGTCTCAGACTCGGCGGTACTTTTGGAAGTATTGCGATATTTGGTACAGGTGATATAGAAAAGGAAAACAATCTGGAAGAGCTTCCCGAGCTGGGTCTTACAATGAAAAATATACGGGATTCCAAATGGGAAGATAATAAAATAGGTGCTTATCTGGAACTTCATATAGAACAGGGTGACCAGCTGAATAAAAGTAATAAAACAATAGGAATAGTAAATGGTATTGTAGGAATAGAAAGATACAGAATAAAAATAAACGGGGAATCAAACCACGGCGGTACTACATCTATGGAATCACGTAAAGATGCAGTGAAAACCATGGGTGAAGTAATAACATATATGTACAGTCTTTGTGAGAAATATCCTCATCCTTTTGTTTTTACAATTGGAGATATTCAGGTTTCGCCGGCATGCTATAATGTTATTCCCGAATATGCAGAACTTTTTGTAGAAATAAGAGATTTAAACAGAGAAAATATAGATTCCTTTATTACAGATATAAAGAAATTTTCTGAAAAATATAATGATACAAAAATAGAATTTTTTCATGTACTTGAGAAAAAACCATATATGCTTAATAAAGAAATAAGAAAAATTATTGAAACGGTATGTATTGAAAAAGATATTTCATTCATGGAATTATCAAGCGGTGCAGGTCATGATGCCATGTGTATGCCCGAAGATAAGCCGGCGGCAATGATATTTGTACCCAGTAAGGATGGTGTCAGCCATAATAAAAAAGAATTTACTTCTGAGTATGATATAGAGACAGGAACTTTGATAATGTATTTGTCATTGCTTGGAATGGATGCTGAAATATAATTTTGTGAACAGTCATTTCATAAGAAGAATTTTTAAAATTAATTCTTTAATAAGTAATTCCTTATTATAACGATCAGAAATTAATATTTGAAAATAAAAAAAAAAGAGTGTATAATTATAATGATTTAGAGTGCATGAATTCTAATTATGAAGAATTATTGTAATTTTGTCTAGCATATGTACTCACACTCGAGAGGGAGTGTAAAACAGTGTCATTTAGAAAAGTAGGGATGTTCTTTTCTAGGTGACATTTTTTTATTAACATAATAAATATATTTTGTATATGGAAGAAATAAGAAAAATGAATTTTACATATGAATGAAAATGTACTAAACTAAATTATAAAATAAATAAAGGCGGAATAGACATGATTAAATATAAATATTTAAATGACAATATGATGATGTATATGCGGTATAGAGTTTGACCTTTTTATAAAATATAAAAAGCACAGACTCTTTTTCAAGTTTTGAATAAAAGAGCTGTGCCCATAGATAGATTTTTCCGGACACGGCTGTGTTCGGAATTTTTTTTTTGAGCTAATGAAAATCATATAAGAGTGTAATATAATTAATAATAAAAGATATAATATAAAGGATGGTGACAATAATGTCAGAATACAAATTTGAAACATTACAGCTTCATGCTGGTCAGGAAGAGGCGGATAAATCAACGAATGCAAGGGCAGTACCAATATATCAGACTACATCTTATGTATTCAACAGTGTGGAACATGCGGCAAATCTATTTTCATTAAAAGAAGAAGGAAATATATACAGCAGAATGATGAATCCTACTACAGATGTTCTGGAAAAAAGAATAACAGCCCTTGACGGCGGAATCGGCGCAGTAGCTGTGAGTTCAGGCAGTGCTGCTGTAACATATGCAATATTAAATCTGGCAGTATCAGGTGATGAGATAATATCTTCAAAAAACCTTTATGGCGGAACATATAACCTTTTGGCAAATACAATAAAAGATTTTGGAATAACAACGAAGTTCTTTGATCCCG includes:
- a CDS encoding DHA2 family efflux MFS transporter permease subunit; this encodes MNFSLILATLALAIGSFMNVLDSTIVNVTLTHIAGDFAVSPNQGTWIITSYAVSEAIFLPLVGWMTKRIGVVRQYIWGTLLFTVASMLCGMSFSFSFLLFARVLQGVVGASMIPLSQTLMMTLYPKEKRGMAMGIWSITVIVAPVLGPVIGGFITDNISWRWCFYINLPIGIISSFLVYTIFKKRGYTEKTENLPVDIVGLLLLTLGVGCLQVLLDKGNDLDWFSNNYIRILAVCSFMSIVILIIWEWYHDNPVVNVRLFLNRNFLIGAVTLTLATIAFFSVNIVLPLWLQNYMGYTAFKSGTTTATSGILVLFIAPVLGSQLHRFDSRKVIIFGFVLYSVVSIGMSRMSPDVTPSYIALTRFMSGAALGFFFVPLNTITLSDIKDTDMASASGLFNFMRNIGTSFGTSLSISYWDHRISQHREVLVTGVNSSNPSLISYLNTASGTVTSKIASLNHIIDNQSALMGVNDIMVVSGALILVLIPIILLAKRPERVVKAAH
- a CDS encoding O-acetyl-ADP-ribose deacetylase produces the protein MRIKNTELRCEKGDITKVEADVIVNAANSSLLGGGGVDGAIHRAGGPLILDECRKIVNRQGSCPVGEAVITTGGRLPAKFVIHTVGPVWNYGKNKEDEKLRACYRNSLILAAEKNLQSIAFSNISTGAYGFPKETAGRIAFDEVKKYFIQTLETSIKEVIFVCLDDENFEIYEEMFEREENQI
- a CDS encoding hydantoinase/carbamoylase family amidase produces the protein MKINMKRLMSNLYEIGDMGKTEEGYNRIEFSREYFEAAELFLNKLKKSGLKAWIDDVGNVIGERPGTDSDLPYIIIGSHLDTVRNGGLYDGALGVVCAFECIEILEEENIKMRHPLRIVAFNAEEGLRLGGTFGSIAIFGTGDIEKENNLEELPELGLTMKNIRDSKWEDNKIGAYLELHIEQGDQLNKSNKTIGIVNGIVGIERYRIKINGESNHGGTTSMESRKDAVKTMGEVITYMYSLCEKYPHPFVFTIGDIQVSPACYNVIPEYAELFVEIRDLNRENIDSFITDIKKFSEKYNDTKIEFFHVLEKKPYMLNKEIRKIIETVCIEKDISFMELSSGAGHDAMCMPEDKPAAMIFVPSKDGVSHNKKEFTSEYDIETGTLIMYLSLLGMDAEI